A genomic region of Macaca thibetana thibetana isolate TM-01 chromosome 14, ASM2454274v1, whole genome shotgun sequence contains the following coding sequences:
- the LOC126935855 gene encoding integumentary mucin A.1-like isoform X4, protein MDELRVKHVAFCNMGGLLRAVKVLNTRESQPSQARETLQQTALGFICSTGSPGSAAGQPTLPTLPTLPTLPTLPTLPTLPTLPTLPTLPTLPTLPTLPTLPTLPTLPTLPMLPTLPTLPTLPTLPMLPTLPTLPTLPTLPTLPTPHTAHATHTTHTAHATHTAHTAHCPRYPRYPHTAHATHTAHTAHATHTAHATHTAHTAHATHTAHATHTAHTAHATHTAHATHTAHTADAGLTASITP, encoded by the exons ATGGATGAACTTAGGGTGAAGCATGTTGCCTTCTGTAATATGGGTGGCCTCCTCCGAGCAGTTAAAGTCTTGAATACAAGGGAAAGCCAACCTTCCCAAGCAAGAGAGACTCTCCAGCAGACGGCCTTGGGCTTCATCTGCTCCACAGGCTCCCCTGGGTCTGCAGCCGGCCAACCCACACTGCCCACACTGCCCACACTGCCCACACTGCCCACGCTACCCACACTGCCCACGCTACCCACACTGCCCACACTGCCCACGCTACCCACACTGCCCACGCTGCCCACGCTGCCCACACTGCCCACACTGCCCACGCTACCCACACTGCCCATGCTACCCACACTGCCCACACTGCCCACGCTACCCACACTGCCCATGCTACCCACACTACCCACACTGCCCACGCTACCCACACTGCCCACACTGCCCACGCCCCACACTGCCCATGCTACCCACACTACCCACACTGCCCACGCTACCCACACTGCCCACACTGCCCACTGCCCACGCTACCCACGCTACCCACACACTGCCCACGCTACCCACACTGCCCACACTGCCCACGCTACCCACACTGCCCACGCTACCCACACTGCCCACACTGCCCACGCTACCCACACTGCCCACGCTACCCACACTGCCCACACTGCCCATGCTAC CCACACTGCCCACGCTACCCACACTGCCCACACTGCAGATGCTGGACTCACTGCCTCCATTACCCCATGA
- the LOC126935855 gene encoding integumentary mucin A.1-like isoform X2, translating to MDELRVKHVAFCNMGGLLRAVKVLNTRESQPSQARETLQQTALGFICSTGSPGSAAGQPTLPTLPTLPTLPTLPTLPTLPTLPTLPTLPTLPTLPTLPTLPTLPTLPTLPMLPTLPTLPTLPTLPMLPTLPTLPTLPTLPTLPTPHTAHATHTTHTAHATHTAHTAHCPRYPRYPHTAHATHTAHTAHATHTAHATHTAHTAHATHTAHATHTAHTAHATHTAHTAHASHTAHATHTAHATHTAHTADAGLTASITP from the exons ATGGATGAACTTAGGGTGAAGCATGTTGCCTTCTGTAATATGGGTGGCCTCCTCCGAGCAGTTAAAGTCTTGAATACAAGGGAAAGCCAACCTTCCCAAGCAAGAGAGACTCTCCAGCAGACGGCCTTGGGCTTCATCTGCTCCACAGGCTCCCCTGGGTCTGCAGCCGGCCAACCCACACTGCCCACACTGCCCACACTGCCCACACTGCCCACGCTACCCACACTGCCCACGCTACCCACACTGCCCACACTGCCCACGCTACCCACACTGCCCACGCTGCCCACGCTGCCCACACTGCCCACACTGCCCACGCTACCCACACTGCCCATGCTACCCACACTGCCCACACTGCCCACGCTACCCACACTGCCCATGCTACCCACACTACCCACACTGCCCACGCTACCCACACTGCCCACACTGCCCACGCCCCACACTGCCCATGCTACCCACACTACCCACACTGCCCACGCTACCCACACTGCCCACACTGCCCACTGCCCACGCTACCCACGCTACCCACACACTGCCCACGCTACCCACACTGCCCACACTGCCCACGCTACCCACACTGCCCACGCTACCCACACTGCCCACACTGCCCACGCTACCCACACTGCCCACGCTACCCACACTGCCCACACTGCCCATGCTAC CCACACTGCCCACACTGCCCACGCTAG CCACACTGCCCACGCTACCCACACTGCCCACGCTACCCACACTGCCCACACTGCAGATGCTGGACTCACTGCCTCCATTACCCCATGA
- the LOC126935855 gene encoding integumentary mucin A.1-like isoform X3, translating to MDELRVKHVAFCNMGGLLRAVKVLNTRESQPSQARETLQQTALGFICSTGSPGSAAGQPTLPTLPTLPTLPTLPTLPTLPTLPTLPTLPTLPTLPTLPTLPTLPTLPTLPMLPTLPTLPTLPTLPMLPTLPTLPTLPTLPTLPTPHTAHATHTTHTAHATHTAHTAHCPRYPRYPHTAHATHTAHTAHATHTAHATHTAHTAHATHTAHATHTAHTAHATHTAHTAHATHTAHATHTAHTADAGLTASITP from the exons ATGGATGAACTTAGGGTGAAGCATGTTGCCTTCTGTAATATGGGTGGCCTCCTCCGAGCAGTTAAAGTCTTGAATACAAGGGAAAGCCAACCTTCCCAAGCAAGAGAGACTCTCCAGCAGACGGCCTTGGGCTTCATCTGCTCCACAGGCTCCCCTGGGTCTGCAGCCGGCCAACCCACACTGCCCACACTGCCCACACTGCCCACACTGCCCACGCTACCCACACTGCCCACGCTACCCACACTGCCCACACTGCCCACGCTACCCACACTGCCCACGCTGCCCACGCTGCCCACACTGCCCACACTGCCCACGCTACCCACACTGCCCATGCTACCCACACTGCCCACACTGCCCACGCTACCCACACTGCCCATGCTACCCACACTACCCACACTGCCCACGCTACCCACACTGCCCACACTGCCCACGCCCCACACTGCCCATGCTACCCACACTACCCACACTGCCCACGCTACCCACACTGCCCACACTGCCCACTGCCCACGCTACCCACGCTACCCACACACTGCCCACGCTACCCACACTGCCCACACTGCCCACGCTACCCACACTGCCCACGCTACCCACACTGCCCACACTGCCCACGCTACCCACACTGCCCACGCTACCCACACTGCCCACACTGCCCATGCTAC CCACACTGCCCACACTGCCCACGCTACCCACACTGCCCACGCTACCCACACTGCCCACACTGCAGATGCTGGACTCACTGCCTCCATTACCCCATGA
- the LOC126935855 gene encoding integumentary mucin A.1-like isoform X1, whose translation MDELRVKHVAFCNMGGLLRAVKVLNTRESQPSQARETLQQTALGFICSTGSPGSAAGQPTLPTLPTLPTLPTLPTLPTLPTLPTLPTLPTLPTLPTLPTLPTLPTLPTLPMLPTLPTLPTLPTLPMLPTLPTLPTLPTLPTLPTPHTAHATHTTHTAHATHTAHTAHCPRYPRYPHTAHATHTAHTAHATHTAHATHTAHTAHATHTAHATHTAHTAHATHTAHTAHATHTAHVTHTAHTAHATHTAHATHTAHTADAGLTASITP comes from the exons ATGGATGAACTTAGGGTGAAGCATGTTGCCTTCTGTAATATGGGTGGCCTCCTCCGAGCAGTTAAAGTCTTGAATACAAGGGAAAGCCAACCTTCCCAAGCAAGAGAGACTCTCCAGCAGACGGCCTTGGGCTTCATCTGCTCCACAGGCTCCCCTGGGTCTGCAGCCGGCCAACCCACACTGCCCACACTGCCCACACTGCCCACACTGCCCACGCTACCCACACTGCCCACGCTACCCACACTGCCCACACTGCCCACGCTACCCACACTGCCCACGCTGCCCACGCTGCCCACACTGCCCACACTGCCCACGCTACCCACACTGCCCATGCTACCCACACTGCCCACACTGCCCACGCTACCCACACTGCCCATGCTACCCACACTACCCACACTGCCCACGCTACCCACACTGCCCACACTGCCCACGCCCCACACTGCCCATGCTACCCACACTACCCACACTGCCCACGCTACCCACACTGCCCACACTGCCCACTGCCCACGCTACCCACGCTACCCACACACTGCCCACGCTACCCACACTGCCCACACTGCCCACGCTACCCACACTGCCCACGCTACCCACACTGCCCACACTGCCCACGCTACCCACACTGCCCACGCTACCCACACTGCCCACACTGCCCATGCTAC CCACACTGCCCACACTGCCCACGCTACCCACACTGCCCACGTTACCCACACTGCCCACACTGCCCACGCTACCCACACTGCCCACGCTACCCACACTGCCCACACTGCAGATGCTGGACTCACTGCCTCCATTACCCCATGA